A segment of the Streptomyces sp. ITFR-21 genome:
CGTGTCCAGCACGGTGAGCTGGGTGCGCGCGTCGATCGAGTTCGACAAGTGGGTCGGCGAGACCCTGGGCCTGGAGAAGGACGCCGACAGCGGCGTCGAGGGCGACGACTCCGGGGACTGACCGGCCGCCCGGCTTGACCGGGCGCTCCGGGGGCCGCGCCGACGGAGCACCGGAGCGCCGGTCGGGCGGGTGTCAGATGGGCACGGGGACCACGGTCAGTACGTAGGCGCCGTAGCCGAGCGAGATCCCGGCCAGCGCGACCACCGCCACGGCGGCGGCGCGCGGCCGGGCCCCGGCCAGCGCCACCGCGCACGGCACCAGGAGCGGGAAGGCCGGCAGCAGGAAGCGCGGCTTGCAGGAGAAGAAGTCGGCGCCGCCGAGCGCGATGGCCGCCAGGACCGCGGAGTAGACCAGCAGCGGCAGCGGCATCCGGTCCAGTACCGCCAGCACCAGCAGGACCACCGCGCCCGCGCACAGGGCGGCCGAGAGGTAGGCGGACAGCGTGTCGGGGAAGAGCACCAGGTGCTTGACGTACCGCAGCGCGTACCGCCCGAAGTCGTACCGCGAGCCCCAGCCGCGTTGCACCGCGAAGTAGCCGTGCAGGGCGCCGTGCAGCCCGCTCTCGGTCTGCAGGCCGGCCCAGCCGACGTAGCCGAACCAGCCGAGCGGTGCGATCAGCGCGGCGGCCCAGGCGCGCGGCAGCTGCGGCCGGCCGGTACGCCGTCGGTGCCGTGCGTCGGCGAGCACGGCCGCGGCGACGGCCGCCGCGACCGCGGCGGCGTTGGGCCGGGACAGCCCCGCGAGCAGGCTCAGCAGGCCGGCGGTCAGCCAGCGGCGGGTCAGCGCGGCGTAGAGCGACCAGGCGGCCAGCGCGCACATCATCGGCTCGGTGTACGCCATGGACAGCACGACCGCGTGCGGCAGCAGCCCCCAGAGGACGACCAGCGCGATGCCGACCCGGCGCCCGTACGCGTGGTCGACGACCGCGAAGACCCCCCAGGCGGCCACCACCGCCGACAGCCACGCCACCAGCAGCGCGCACGCCACCGAACCGACCGGAAACACCGCGTCCACCGCCCGTACCGTCATCGGGTAGAGCGGGAAGAAGGCCAGGTCGCTGTAGCGGACGCCGGGGTGTTCCCAGCCGGGGACGAAGGTGCCGTAGCCGTAGTCGGCGATGCGGTGGTACCAGAGCGCGTCCCAGCCCAGGCCCAGCAGGTTGCGGGGATGGTCGCCGCGCCGGTGCGCCCACAGGGTGACCACGGTCAGGCCGGCGAGCCGGGCCGCGACGAAGACGGCCATCGCGGGCAGCGCCCGCCGCCCGGCCGCCCCCAGGGCCCGCCACCGGCTGCCCGGCCGGCCGCGGGCCGGGGCCGGGGACGGGCCCGCCGGACCTGCCGGGTCTGACGGGCCTGCCGGGTCGGGCGCCGGTTCGGAAA
Coding sequences within it:
- a CDS encoding glycosyltransferase family 39 protein, whose amino-acid sequence is MAVFVAARLAGLTVVTLWAHRRGDHPRNLLGLGWDALWYHRIADYGYGTFVPGWEHPGVRYSDLAFFPLYPMTVRAVDAVFPVGSVACALLVAWLSAVVAAWGVFAVVDHAYGRRVGIALVVLWGLLPHAVVLSMAYTEPMMCALAAWSLYAALTRRWLTAGLLSLLAGLSRPNAAAVAAAVAAAVLADARHRRRTGRPQLPRAWAAALIAPLGWFGYVGWAGLQTESGLHGALHGYFAVQRGWGSRYDFGRYALRYVKHLVLFPDTLSAYLSAALCAGAVVLLVLAVLDRMPLPLLVYSAVLAAIALGGADFFSCKPRFLLPAFPLLVPCAVALAGARPRAAAVAVVALAGISLGYGAYVLTVVPVPI